One part of the Gossypium raimondii isolate GPD5lz chromosome 1, ASM2569854v1, whole genome shotgun sequence genome encodes these proteins:
- the LOC128042606 gene encoding uncharacterized protein LOC128042606 produces MIQGMMDNREMEFCEGVQEENHVCASELALEVPKANHPVVIISRPQNSEVGARITPKVIIQKSAVFAYKDNKRVPWNYDCNVTIPGKEDIISKEDQDEGRHYEQMKAREGPIREEASVGKRKNAVEPELLVNEPIKEEEAREFLKFLKHSEYSIVEQLHQQPARISVLALLLNSEGHRNVLLKVLNETYVADDISVNKLDRLVGNISADNFISFSDDEIPPGGMGSTRALHITARCKGCILPGVLVDNGSALNVLPLSTLNRLPVDSSHMKSCQNVVRVFDGTERKVMGRIDIPLLIGPTIYEVDFLVMDIKPYYSCLLGRPWIHLTGAVLSSLHQKLKLVSEGRLATINAKEDIIASVTNDAPYLETSDNAIECSFYSLKFVNTTFILEGNKIPMSRISKTTKMGLGKYLQGQVEAPVLKDKQDRFGLGYKPDARQKRIEQEKKRERRRARLTGSHDFEDDEDCGLSPDLLKMVERVEKQILPHRESIEIVSLEERKGVKIGSDISAKTRQYLIELLREFKDVFTWSYQDMPGLSTDIVVHCLPIREDCKPVQQKLRRMRPDIMLKIKEEV; encoded by the exons ATGATACAAGGTATGATGGATAATAGGGAGATGGAATTCTGTGAAGGAGTTCAAGAGGAGAATCATGTATGCGCGTCAGAGTTGGCATTGGAAGTTCCAAAGGCTAACCATCCTGTGGTCATCATTTCACGACCTCAGAACAGTGAGGTTGGGGCACGTATAACACCAAAAGTAATCATTCAAAAATCGGCTGTATTTGCATATAAGGATAACAAGAGGGTTCCTTGGAATTACGATTGTAATGTGACAATCCCGGGGAAGGAGGATATAATCAGTAAAGAGGATCAGGATGAAGGAAGGCACTACGAACAGATGAAAGCTCGAGAAGGGCCAATAAGAGAAGAAGCTTCGGTTGGAAAGAGGAAGAATGCGGTCGAACCTGAATTATTGGTCAATGAACCAATCAAAGAAGAGGAAGCTAGAGAGTTCTTGAAGTTCCTAAAGCATAGCGAGTACAGCATTGTGGAACAACTGCACCAACAACCAGCTCGCATATCTGTGCTAGCTTTACTCCTGAACTCGGAGGGACATCGAAATGTACTACTGAAGGtgttaaatgaaacttatgtggCCGACGATATCTCTGTTAACAAGTTAGATCGACTGGTCGGCAATATAAGCGCTGATAACTTCATCTCCTTTAGCgatgatgaaataccacctGGGGGTATGGGATCTACTAGAGCTTTACACATCACTGCAAGGTGTAAAGGGTGCATATTACCAGGAGTTCTGGTAGACAACGGGTCGGCACTGAATGTATTGCCTCTATCCACGCTCAACAGGCTACCTGTGGATAGTTCACATATGAAGTCGTGCCAAAATGTGGTGAGAGTATTTGATGGCACCGAGAGGAAAGTTATGGGAAGAATTGACATACCCTTGTTAATTGGCCCAACTATCTATGAGGTAGACTTCTTGGTTATGGACATCAAGCCTTATTACAGTTGCCTATTAGGAAGGCCATGGATTCATTTAACAGGAGCGGTACTGTCATCGTTACATCAAAAACTGAAGCTAGTGTCAGAAGGTCGGCTAGCGACGATAAATGCTAAAGAAGATATCATTGCATCTGTGACCAACGATGCGCCTTATTTGGAAACAAGTGATAATGCAATCGAGTGCTCTTTCTATTCCTTGAAGTTCGTAAATACAACATTCATCCTTGAGGGAAACAAGATCCCGATGTCGAGAATATCAAAGACCACAAAGATGG GATTGGGGAAATATCTTCAGGGCCAAGTTGAGGCTCCAGTGTTGAAAGACAAACAGGAccgttttggcttaggatacaagccagatgCTAGGCAGAAGAGGATAGAGCAAGAAAAGAAGCGAGAAAGAAGAAGGGCTCGTTTGACAG gatcgcatgattttgaagatgacGAAGACTGTGGTTTGTCTCCTGACTTGTTGAAGATGGTAGAAAGGGTCGAAAAACAAATCTTACCTCACAGGGaatcaatagaaattgtgagcttggaggAAAGAAAGGGGGTGAAGATCGGATCGGATATCTCTGCAAAGACGAGACAATACCTCATCGAGTTACTCCGAGAGTTCAAGGACGTGTTTACATGGTCGTACCAGGATATGCCGGGGTTGAGTACCGACATTGTAGTCCATTGCCTTCCTATAAGAGAGGATTGTAAGCCAGTGCAGCaaaagctcagaagaatgaggcctgatatcATGTTGAAGATAAAAGAGGAGGTCTAG